The following nucleotide sequence is from Glycine max cultivar Williams 82 chromosome 9, Glycine_max_v4.0, whole genome shotgun sequence.
TAATTATGTGATTGTTAACAAATGTTTGAActcctctaaaaaaaatgttgaacttGGACACAAAACATTAGATTCTGAGATTTAATGTAAAACAAATCTTTTAGTCAATTCGTTAATCAAACGAaactttaaaagataaatggaCGAATTTTAACAACACATTGTATCAAGTATGTGTTTTGAAAATGTTAGAATGTGAAAATAACGTGAGAAGATACACATTGCGTCTTTGACATGTTTAGAACACACAGTAATACATCTATTCGGTATGAAACTGATAAGATCTTACACATAAGCATGTGACTTATATGATCCAATGCAAAGAAGACATGTGtaaagaattattaaaaaagattttatataaataaagattatttatatgatttacTTTAGGTCCATGGTTAGATAGAGCTAGAGAGGGTATTAATAGATGTTGTTGAACTTAAGCACACTTTGATTTCTCTCTCATGCATCATTCAatttgaacaaaaatatatttagatgtttttgttattatttttctttttgaaaagcaCTTTCATATTATAACAATAACAACAGTAAtgtttaaatattgttttattcacATAGAAAGAcgcaaaaaaaagataatttttcttttaaaaatcgaCCTAATTTAATCCACAAACATCCCTGAATTCAGCCCATTACATTTTGCATATATGGAAGCACAAATAGGCAACATTAGACTCCACATTTTGACACCCATGCAATTTTGGCCTACCTGACTCCTCTCGCTATTTCACAGATCATATGACTCAAAGTACCTTTTTAAGTTTGTCTTCTTTTGATTCGAATCTTCCTTTGGGTGGGGTTGTACGCTTGTACCGGCCTAGGAAAATTCCAAAATGCTGAAACCGAGACTTAGGGTAAAGCAACtatttggttaaaaaataaacaactatggTCAATGCATGTTGAGGATATCGCCTAGCCAAAACAGATTTGAAGTTTTCAACAGTTATATATTAtcgacaaaatatttttttattagttgagttttgcgtcattttttatatataacctTGATGTATTATGACTATATTTAGATAATTATTTcacaaacaattataaaaaaataaaaataaaaggtaaacTGAACTAAATTTAGCTCGTAATaactaaaatcaatatttatacaCTAACTCTAATAAAAGCCCTTCCATTTTTTAGATGAAATTCCTTCCATTTAACTTATGCAAAAGTTGAAGTACATAAATTTATGTTAGCtagaaaagaaattgaatatattttgcttccttatcttatttttctataaatactcaaTAGCAAAATTGATCAAAGACCTGTCTTAAATTAAagatatctttcttttttaagataaaCCATAGAGTGTAATATAGTAATCGATACTTTAGCCAAAAATGAAATGAGTTTAAAATTAGGCAGGATAGTTTATGATATTCTTCCAAGTTTTATCTCGTTGTGTTGTATTGCTTGATGATAGTTCATCTCACTTTGAAGGTAGTtagtcaaatttattttaaaaataaatagttaatgataaagtcaataaatatttcacatcaatatcatgataaaaaaatgcatttaaaatagttatattgGTCTTTTTAATTCCCtatttattattctaaaaacaaaaaaaaactcttatttacaaaaaaaaaatacatgtaatcttaacaaattttaatttgagtttaaatttttaattttgacatgTTAAAATAGGTGAAACTCCCCTAATCCCATGTTTGATGGAAGGGAGAGAATGGAAAACAAAAGACAAACACATGCATGTTTGATTTACCtgaaaattttacatatattataCATCCAATTATAGTCTATGAGAATTGACGTCTTGGTACCTCACTTTTTGATATTTCACTTGATAACACTTTATTTAACTTTCTTATTGGTCAGAATCATTTATTAGTCACAATTAGAATCCTTGGATTGTTGATTGTCCACATAAATCAACATAAGACTTTTCATTGCTCCAACCACTATTATGAAAAACAGCTTTTGCGTTGGTTAATTTGGGCATTCTATGTCAATTATTAACTGTTGTTGAAGTCAATGTTATAGAAAGTCTTTGAAGATGATTTCACagaaaatcatgttaaaatgtattttttttaaaaaaaaaaaatattgaggattctaagacgattttttaaagaaccgtcttaaaatatatatttttttaaaaaatgaaaaatattttgaggatTCTTCTAAGACGGGTTAACCCAAACACATTTAGTTGTGAAGTTATTAAGTGATGaactacaaaaaaatagatgcaatttatttatataagtaaTACTAATAAATTTCTTTAAGTTATTCTCAATTGTACAATTTCATACTTCTACAACATTTGGATCCCTCCCATTCAAGTGTTTAATTGATTCATTCATGTGTCTCTCCCACTATAAGTCTTTCAAGATCCACTCTTTTGCATTAACAACCACTTTTCACTTTCATCAGCACCTAAGATGTTATATGTCCACCAACATGATACTTTTTAATGTGCTTTGGTCACACTCATACACTTCCTAGGAGACTTTTTAGGAGGTCACCATCCCAAAATCGCTTCAAGCCAAGCACGTGGAATTCTTAATTGATGAGTTTCCAAAAAGTAAATATATCTTGTTGGTATAAGTAATATTAATTGATTACTTAAGTCCTCCTTAAATATATAGTCTTATACATGCACAACATATGAACGCCTCCATTTGGATGCCTACTCAATTCATCCGTCCCGCTAGAAGCCTGCTAATAACTACTCCTTATTTGTGTCTCATTTCTTTCATATCAGTGATCACTTCCTATCGTCATCAACACCCCAAATGTTACAAAGATCATATATGAGGAAAAATCAAATTAcactagtttaattttgataattattataccatttttataacttgatataaaatgtgatttttattgattcaaccattgaattatatttatgtattatcaaaatcatttatgtcaaattttttcaaaattgaacaacaacaaaaatataatcaaatgattcatattttaatatattttgaaatgtttatattacgttgattttaatttatataaaagaggtaacaaatgattttagaataatataaaattttacatatgtGATTTATATGAAAAGAACTTTTAATCTAACggtgagttttaaaaaattattattcaattgaaatttataaaatgatataataattattaaagttacactaattcaatttgatcttttcgataaatagataaatagataaaagttaattttgttttaaatttgatttgtttttctttataaaagtgATACATATTTTATCACATATAACTAGTAAGTATCTCGTATAATGCATtggtatatttataaaaatgaaaaaaaaacaaaaaaaaactttgcaaaataatctatttttttttacaggacaAACCAATCTATACCTACTTtacattatcatattttttgtactatttgatcctttaaataacattataaatcctaccactattaaaaaattaccatACAAATAATTGCATATAAAATccaattttaagataaatatacactctcattttttttttagtttctatctttttcactttttttatttaaaaaatatagggaGGCATTGAATGTCTCTTTTCTCCCagctttaattaataaaattgattttaataataattttcaaatattatattatatttaatataaactgAACGCAGgacaaaaaatgaagaaatttaaatattgattattaaaattttaaaaagcaaaattttatttgatttaaataatcaattaaaaaataaattaataatttttttggaaaaaatttacaatatatatcataatatgAAAAAAGACGCATAACTTCGTAAGGAGGGAGAATGCTGGATTTTATAAGATTCGAGTACGAGatctcaaatttaatatatagtgAGATTTTGTGTTTCTAAATTGGGCAACATTAATAGATAGAATATTGTCAGAGTTAAATCATACTTAACAAAATATCCTTTTTAGTAATGCAAAAGAGTAGAGAATATCACTCCCGACACtccagattttttaaaataattttaccgtTTCTTTTATGGATTAACTTCATTACTTCTCTTCCCTCGTACGGAAGTTTAAAAAAATCCcgaagaaaaagaaagctttATCTTCACTATTATATCATACTTTCCTTTTCAAGATTTAATTACTGTTTAATTTTATCCCTTCGTCATTGATgtgatttctttctttcttttttcttttttaaacaaattttttgtgATTTCTATGCTCGTGGGGTTCATGCCAACTGCATTCATTTATGTGCCTCCCGTTTACATAGACTGTTTTTATAGTTTATTATCAGATTCAATTTTATCTATCACTTTCATGTATGTTTCAATATGAAAATTatggttaaaatcaattaaaccacaaattttacttatatttaacagtttaaaattaattcatcacaatttcaaagaaacaaatacttaaattacaactattttaattaaaataataaaataactcgACGTAAATTGCTAGATCAGTCAAATATACTCCTTATTTAAGAGATTAAAGGagcatagaaaatattaaatactttcTAATTTATTCACATCCATCAATAAGATCCTTACATATTTTaggatacataaaaaattaagatttttttatgccGAAAATTAGGATCTTTATGCTTAATTTCAAGCacactcattttttttgtcaaattataagtcaatttttttttgcacaatGTACAAGGTAAATAAGAAAATGTTTGTGCAAGTCTATAAAGTACTGTATGAACCCATGTCGACTATATGGTCTTTTTCCCCTAGCCATGCATTGTTGACTTTTTCTTCCAACAATTCAACTTCACACGGACAAAAAAGTGGTTAGAATTATGAATACATTATAAATGTTGGAACTGGAAACGATTTAGTATTTACAAACGTAACATACCAGATATTAAAagtaataacatttttaatgacATTTAATAGTAAttgaatttaattgaaatattataaGATTTCATTCAATCACATTATTCACATATccaatgataaatttattaaattttataatatcttttttaaaatcattaaaaaataatttgtaattgattaattgtttatttttttgctatatgacaattaaactataataatttatcttatcAATACATtgtatcaataaataaaaaaatataataaagtgattaagtcttataaaatatctatatataaatattacaatATCATCTATATTTTGTCAAATCTTTTTAACGATAGAAATTGAAGAAGATATCAAAACATTTATAATACCTTATACACTTTTTTCAACTAGCTGTTAGACTTTCTtggcaaaaaaattattcatataaataaatagatgaaatatAAGGTGAATtagatgattaaaataaaagaatatatcaAGAAGTTTATAATATCTAATGCATTGTGGTCAATTAGTTACAAGActcttttgataaaaaaatagttatataaatatattatataaggtGAATAagataattaagataaaaaaaggtTGCAATCCcctctatatataaaaaaataaacatcttaacaaacaaattaatttgcGGATAAAAAAACtgcaataaaaattagaaatatagaATAAGACCAAAAATCCAAATATTACACTTTTGGATTGTTTTTCTGAATAGGAAACTGCACCGGAGTGGGACGTAAACTTTCAATTTAACCCAACCTTTTGAGTTCTCAGTtctgaataaaaaaagagaattcaTCACAAATCACAACAGACTCTCACCTCATACAATACAAACCCTTCGAATCTATGTCTCTCCCATAACACTAACGGTACACAAAAACAATCCCATAGTTCTAAGCAACCGAAAGATTAGCTCAAACACAACAAGTCGCTGACATGTTCTTTTCTCCCcacatctttttctcttttcactctGTTCTGAATCTCACCAATTAGGTAACACTTCAACCTCTGCTGAATCGGACTCTCGCATGtgaaaaaatctttcaaagagtTTGCACGTACATCTTTGTCCTTTCAGGTGCAAAGTCTCattctttttagtaaaaattttcAAAGATGAAATCAGAGTTTGCATGACCCTCCCCTGTTTTCAATTCCTCTGTTTTGCTTCAAAAGGAATGGACACGCTTGTGGGATGGATTCACTCCCCAACGAGATTTGCGTGAAATACCCACTTCCCTTTCGGTGAGCATGGGTTCTCTGAAAGGGTTTCTTCACCAAAATTGGATCCTTTTTTGGAGTACTTTTGGATTTTTCTCTCTAAGCTTTTGAATACTCTGCTTTGGGTATTCACCAAAGGCTTCATGAGGTATTGAATTTTCGATTTTTCAATGTGAATTCAACTACCTTTTTCAATAATCAATACCCGTTAGCCAATAATTTAATCTCTTTATGTTTTTGCTTCAGATTATATGGTTCTGATTCTTCTAAAGCAATGAAACCGCTTTGTTCTTCTGAGTTTTTATGTGACAATGAAAAAGCTGAGTCAATTCATTCCGAGTCTGAATATTTTGGGGCACTAAATGATACTCTCTCACATGTATGTGATCAAATTGATTCTAATGGTAGCCAGAAAGAAGCAGAGTCCATGGAAAAATGTTGTTCTGAAACTGTTCATGATTATGGAAATTCTGGGCTTGAAGAAGAGGAAACAACAAAGTtggttttcaaatttgaatatCAAAAGTGGAATTGCAATTATGATGAAGAACTCAAAGAAGGGTACGGTGAAAGTAGAGATTTTGTGAAGGGGGGTGATGCTGTTTCTGCTAGCACCAATAAGTATGAGTTCATGTCAGGCACGTCTTTCAGCCACTTCTTGGATGAACCTGAGGCTGAAAATTTCACTGTCAAAGAATTTTTTGTTCATTCAAATGATGTTATTCAATTGGAAAATCATGTTAGCAATGATTTTGGGTTCTTATCAAACAAAAAGCCAGAAAATTGTGAAAGAGGAGTTATATCAGCAAATCTTAAGAATTTCACAGAAAATGCACACAAAGATGTGTCAGAGAAGTTCAAAGCTGAGGAGTTAATAGAACAACCTGTGGAACCAGTTGTTTGCAATTTTCTTTCCGatgatgattttatttgttCAAGTTCTGACTCAGATTCTATTAGCAGTTCTTTGGAGGAGGGGTTTTTGTCAGACACAGACTTTGGAACCACTACTGAGTATGACACATTGGGAAGAAATGCAGCAGAAGAGGATTTGGACTTTGGGGATGAGAAAAGCTATGAGAATTTGGATGTTGGATATGAGCCTGATGATTTTACTGAAGAGGATGAAGATATAATGGATGAGTTTGGAAAATTGGAAGAAGAATGTAGGCTGGAGAAGTCTTCAAGTAAAAACTCTGAAGATAGCAATAGCATCAATTCCAAACATGAACAATCTGTGAAGCCTAATTCACAGGCTTTAGCAACTATTGATCTTGAGGATTCCAACCGGTTTGACACACTGTGGGAACATCAAGATTTGATAGAACAATTGAAGATGGAGCTGAAGAAGGTCAGAGCCACTGGCCTACCTACCATCCTTGAGGATTCTGAGTCTCCAAGGATAATGGAAGACTTGAAGCCATggaaaattgatgaaaaattaCAGCATGGTAGCACCACAAATGAGCTTCCAAAATTCTACAGGAGTTATCGAGAACGAATGCGAAAATTCGATATCTTGAATTACCAAAAGATGTATGCTATAGGTCAGTATTTTTTCTATCCATTACCACAactttgctttttcttttttaaaaaaaaaaattgttctttaCTTATTTGTTCAAAGTTAGTGTGCTTAGTGAATTGGCAACTTCATTTAATTTACATGATCTACCTCATCTAAATCATTAAAAGTATGCGTAAGGAACCACTCAATCTGGTTAGTTGGGCACCAGGAAAGCATGAAATACCCAAATACATAGTAGTTGAGTGAATAATTACACAACTGAGCCTTACttgttttttgttctctttttctgGTTGGTTTTGTTTATGGTAGAAGATACTCACCTTTAAATATAGTTTTCATATATTCTTgcacttcatttttctttattttgttattacaaGGAAAAAGTGTTGGATTGGGGTAGGTGTTGAGGAATTGAGCAATTTTTTATGCCACATGCTTTGGTCTGCACTTTAAACGTTTTAATGCTATAGCAGAATTTCCACCAGCCATGACTCCTAGTACTAGTAGTTTGCACTTTCCCCAAAAGAGAGCCACATATGAGTGTTAGGACTCTTCCTTGTCTAATAGCTCTAATAGTATTTAACAATTTCATATTCATGCAAAGCTACCCGCCTCCTTTACTTTTAACTAAAAGATCGTATCTAAAAGATTCGTAAACATTAAATATGCAATTCCAATTTTTCTGCCTAACATTTCTTATTGTGGCTAACTTCTGCCTAGTTTCCAAAAAAACAGTCCCTACAAATGATCTAGCACTGATTGTAATCTCCACCCAATGTTTCTATGACCTTTTTGTTTCTTATCTCGGTTTAAACAACTCTTACTATACAAGACAAGTTAGGAAAGGTATTCTCAAGGAAAGTTATGTTGTTATACTTTTATAATCTACATGGCCCTTTGCATTATGCTTAATATTGAAGATTCCAATCATAGTCACAGCACATTCCTTACGTTTCTTGGAAATTGTAGGTGTTTTACAGTCAAAGGACCCACTCCAATCATTTTCAACCCATAAGAACCCTTCACCAGCATTCACATCCATTCTTCCACACGGCTTTTGCCTTTCTAGACGTAAAAATACCAAAGCTGACCCAATGAAGAAGTTCATAAGAGAATTGTACAGTGATTTGGAAATGGTTTATGTTGGGCAGTTGTGCCTTTCTTGGGAATTTCTTCAGTGGGAATACGAGAAGGCCTTGAAGCTATGGGAATCTGACCAATACGGATTACTAAGGTTCAATGAAGTAGCTGGGGAGTTTCAACAATTCCAAGTGCTTCTCCAAAGGTTTATAGAGAATGAACCTTTCCTCCAAGGTGCACGGGTTGAAAACTATGCTAGGAATCGTTGTGCAATGCGCAATCTTCTTCAAGTTCCGGTAATAAGAGGTGAGAACTTTTTAAGTAGAATGTGAATTTGGTTAGTGTCTTTATTCAAATGGAATTTAGTTGTTAGCTTTTTTCATGCCCACTTTCATATGTGGGGGACCATATAAAGTTTCATACATTAGAGACAAAAAAGTTCCTCATGGTTATAGAATCTTAATTGGACGCAGAAGACAATGCCAAGGATAAAAGGAAATTGAGAAAAAGAGAGGCAGAAAAAGATGCAATCACAAGTGACATGCTAGTTGAGATTTTGGAAGAATCCATCAGAACAATTTGGCATTTCATAAGAGCCGATAAAGATGCATCCAGCTTGGCACTTAAAGGTCTAAGGGAAAATCAAGTTGAGCTCCAAGACCCTTCAGATTCACAGCTTTTGGTGGAGATTAGAATGGATCTTCAAAAGGTAATTATTAAAGCTTCAAATGTCACATTTTTTAATGTCAAATGTAAATCAACTTTCTTCTTTGAAAAAGGGTTGTGTTATTTTGCTTATGCCTTATTGTGTTGACTGTGTTTGTTTGGATTTGGCAGAAGGAAAAGAGACTGAGAGAGCTTTTGAGGAGTGGAAATTGCATATTGAAGAAGTTCCAAAAGCATTATCATGAAGATGGGGCAGATCAAGTGCTTTATTTCTTCTCTCAAGTGGACATGAGATTGGTTTGGAGAGTGTTGAACATGTCAAGGATAACGACGGATCAACTTGCATGGTGTCGTAGCAAACTAAACAAGATCAATTTTGTAAACCGAAGGATACATGTAGAACCATCATTCTTACTTTTCCCTAGTTAATAGTTAATTCCAAAAAGATTTGTACATATGTTCCTTCACATTTAGAAGGCCATTATTAAATTAGTAAAGAATTTTTGCATATAACTTTTAAACAAAGAGCAAAAAATCAGTGACCCTGATCAAAGAATTTTTTCATGTGGTGTGGGGTGGTCAACTCGTTACTCTATGGTGCTTGAAATAAATGTTAATCAAGCatgtttctaaatttatttgaaaatattgttattaatcataattttttttacaatatcaattttaaaaatataatgtctAGAAACAAATACCTTTTTAGAATTTGATTATACTAATAATCCATTAAAGTTTATAGACAAAATGTTAACAAGTATTTTAAACACATTGATTAATGTCATGGACTAGACTGGTAGTCCAATTCAATTATACTTATTAAAATTCaggatttatttcttaaatgtaGACATCGACTTCAGTCAATTATATGTGAAAGTAAAATTACTTTTGTAATACGCCAATATAACTTCATTTCTCCCGAGACTGTGAGCTTTAAACCAAGGAATTCAACTCACTCCTAACTTCGGCAATGTAATATATCGGGTATACATTAATACATGTCGCCATTATACACTTTAACCACACCAGATTCTTGGTTGAAATCAAGCAGTTTCGCCAAGCCAACAATCACTTTAGTGAGCCAACAAATATAGCTTGGAGAAATTAGCAAACCATTCAGATTTAGCACCTCATCCATTTCAGATAAAACATTGATGTAATATGTGTGAATACAGTCAATCTAATTCCCACACTCATGATTAAGAAGCAATgtacatatttcttttttatcagcaaaataataatgtattaatAAGGTACCAGAGATacccaaaacaaaattagaTTCCATAGTATCCAAATACTGCATAACCCATATGAGATCATGATTAGAGTTGTCCCCAGTTAAAAGCCTTCACAAGGGTTCAGATTAACCCCATCATCCACCAAGCCAATATGCTGCATATCAACAATTCCACATTATTCCACCAGCTGTGGGAATTTCAGAATGCAAGCTCTTGGCTCCTTCGTGAACTGAGACCTaaaatccttttattttatcGAATGTGGtgtaatgtttataattttttttcaataagacATTTCTCTTATTTAGCACAAAGttataaagtattaaaatatacttttcgCTATTATTGATTCCTATGAATTTTATTCTTAGGATGAAAATTGTTGAGCATGTGCGTGTCACTTTCAATCACATGT
It contains:
- the LOC100789978 gene encoding uncharacterized protein isoform X2, giving the protein MRLYGSDSSKAMKPLCSSEFLCDNEKAESIHSESEYFGALNDTLSHVCDQIDSNGSQKEAESMEKCCSETVHDYGNSGLEEEETTKLVFKFEYQKWNCNYDEELKEGYGESRDFVKGGDAVSASTNKYEFMSGTSFSHFLDEPEAENFTVKEFFVHSNDVIQLENHVSNDFGFLSNKKPENCERGVISANLKNFTENAHKDVSEKFKAEELIEQPVEPVVCNFLSDDDFICSSSDSDSISSSLEEGFLSDTDFGTTTEYDTLGRNAAEEDLDFGDEKSYENLDVGYEPDDFTEEDEDIMDEFGKLEEECRLEKSSSKNSEDSNSINSKHEQSVKPNSQALATIDLEDSNRFDTLWEHQDLIEQLKMELKKVRATGLPTILEDSESPRIMEDLKPWKIDEKLQHGSTTNELPKFYRSYRERMRKFDILNYQKMYAIGVLQSKDPLQSFSTHKNPSPAFTSILPHGFCLSRRKNTKADPMKKFIRELYSDLEMVYVGQLCLSWEFLQWEYEKALKLWESDQYGLLRFNEVAGEFQQFQVLLQRFIENEPFLQGARVENYARNRCAMRNLLQVPVIRDNAKDKRKLRKREAEKDAITSDMLVEILEESIRTIWHFIRADKDASSLALKGLRENQVELQDPSDSQLLVEIRMDLQKKEKRLRELLRSGNCILKKFQKHYHEDGADQVLYFFSQVDMRLVWRVLNMSRITTDQLAWCRSKLNKINFVNRRIHVEPSFLLFPS
- the LOC100789978 gene encoding uncharacterized protein isoform X1 encodes the protein MRLYGSDSSKAMKPLCSSEFLCDNEKAESIHSESEYFGALNDTLSHVCDQIDSNGSQKEAESMEKCCSETVHDYGNSGLEEEETTKLVFKFEYQKWNCNYDEELKEGYGESRDFVKGGDAVSASTNKYEFMSGTSFSHFLDEPEAENFTVKEFFVHSNDVIQLENHVSNDFGFLSNKKPENCERGVISANLKNFTENAHKDVSEKFKAEELIEQPVEPVVCNFLSDDDFICSSSDSDSISSSLEEGFLSDTDFGTTTEYDTLGRNAAEEDLDFGDEKSYENLDVGYEPDDFTEEDEDIMDEFGKLEEECRLEKSSSKNSEDSNSINSKHEQSVKPNSQALATIDLEDSNRFDTLWEHQDLIEQLKMELKKVRATGLPTILEDSESPRIMEDLKPWKIDEKLQHGSTTNELPKFYRSYRERMRKFDILNYQKMYAIGVLQSKDPLQSFSTHKNPSPAFTSILPHGFCLSRRKNTKADPMKKFIRELYSDLEMVYVGQLCLSWEFLQWEYEKALKLWESDQYGLLRFNEVAGEFQQFQVLLQRFIENEPFLQGARVENYARNRCAMRNLLQVPVIREDNAKDKRKLRKREAEKDAITSDMLVEILEESIRTIWHFIRADKDASSLALKGLRENQVELQDPSDSQLLVEIRMDLQKKEKRLRELLRSGNCILKKFQKHYHEDGADQVLYFFSQVDMRLVWRVLNMSRITTDQLAWCRSKLNKINFVNRRIHVEPSFLLFPS